attaactcgaaattcaattttttaactcGATTTGAGTTTTGCTCACCTCTAGATTCAGATGCCTAAACTTTAATTCTATTACTAAGATTAGTATATGTTGTAAGTGCTGTTAAAAAAGACATGTCAGTCAATCAAATTTTCACCGCGTTattatctcattaaaatataattaaataaaaataaaaattaatatttatattaatattagataaaataaaaattagttaacttgtatattttttcaattttagtaaCGAAATCAAAGTTTAGATAAATTCGATAATTTAAGTAAGtctaaaataaaagagattgtAAATCCCCAAAAGAACAAATTAGTCGATAATAGATGCCTGAATTCAGCATTTAATGTCATTGAATACTTCGATACCAACATATGCCTAATGGAACCCTAAAATCTGCATTTTTTTGGTGCCGACAAACATGGACcacttctttttaatttattatacattaatgcacttaatttttgatttttatgtattattgcTCCGgcaagtaaaatttaatttggacccacaaatttcaaatttaggctaaataaataaataacccctactttaaaaaaaaaaattggactgCCTTTATCCCAAATTTGATACCTACTTCAAGTTATATTCGTTTAAAAATTGAGTACGTtagtcgattgagttttagttcaattagtataaatattattgttaatgaAGAATGAGGTGGATTTGAATACACTGAAACGCATTATCTTCCCATTTATGTTTTTAGGAAGAGACTATAGGTAATTCTaaacattatatcaaaaaacagatataattagaacctataataaaattattcaaaaaaaatttctcaaaatacaaaaatagaataaaaaactCGAAAACTAAATCCAACCGaattatctaaaataattcGAAAAATCTAAAAATCCGATTAAACCTAACTAAACTAACCCCACTCAAAAGCAACCCCAAACTATAAGTAAATGCCTTGATTAAAAGTAAAGCAACCCTAACTATAACTAAATACCTTAATTAAAAAGTGAATCCTCGAATCTTTAAGACACATATCACGTATCCCAAAGTTACACTTCAAAAGCAATCTCGATAGTTCCAAGTataggttttttctttttcgtaaTTATTGGTattaattatactaaaaaatcttataattatatttaatttatgatataacgataaatttagcctttaacGTTTACatcattttgttaattaattttgacATCTAAACTTCTAGAAAGagtaaaattgttgttttaataaacgaaaactaactaaaatgttaaaattttaaatatggtaGCCTACTCGACATTCCACGTGCACttcatactttttttttgaaattttatgaaatatttatatatataatttgaattttgaatttttaatattttataatttttaaattatttattaatgtgaTATATAACAAATAGTGTCGTGTCAACATGCAGTACATGTAGACTGCCATGTGGATTGTTACgctaatattgttaaaaaattaatgttttagttggCATTtctgtttaaaaaaaatgatatgagtgctttttgaaaggttaatggtgaaatttaactcaaaatgaataagggtcaaattgacaaaaattataaacattgaggatgcattaaattatttgatatctATACTGTTGTAATGCtaatgattgaattgatataaCGAGTTAATCAAATATCAACTCAGTTagtaaaaacaataaaaataagattttaaatgtaataaatattataaataataatatttttatataaaattttaaacacaagAACTACAACCACTTgtaattcattcaaaaataactattttataaatatattttaaaatatttatgtattaacattttgttcatttactctattatttatattatgttgtattttacattttatggcctataattatattatgtttaaatcactaaatttaaaaacaatatatagttaattattcatattatatttAGGTCCATTAtgtgatataataaaatatagttAAGTATtgtaaacttataaaattttgatataaaaaaaaaactatacaaTTGGTTATCCAATTACATACGTTTCTAttttaatcactcaatttttaaaaaattcaatttagatactaatatttgaatttgttcCTGTTTTGTTAACCCTCGACTAAATTCATAACGGAAAACCTTTTTCTAATTGgtataaaacacatttaatcTTCAATACTCATATATTCTATCAACTTggtcctaattctaaataatttaataaatttaacctttacttttacaaattctatcaatttgatcccaAAACTTCCTAACCGagctttcaacttttaaatagaGACATTCCACGcctataaatttataaaacctaaaaaaaaaaaaattctatcaaCTAACAAATCGCTTTTCTGAACTAATTCTTGATACTAATGAATTTAtcttgaaactttttttttttacattagtTTTCTTCTAAACATAATATTCTATAACCCtttgattgataaattttggttaaagaaaatagaaaatctttaaaataacaGTTTAGATTTACTATTGTTAACAGTATGATATTTCTTTCAAGGTACATAAATTAGTCCTTGAAGGTGCTCcttgaaattagaaattaaatacaGAGTTAAAAATATAGCTTTGAAAAATCCAAATGatcaatcaataattatataagaaaaaatttatgaacatttaattttttcataagaaaaaaatgaaagaattaattgaatttccttttattatattgatattgtttttttaaattttataaattgattaagagATTATTAcgtgttctatttatttttaattttaaatccaaaataagcAATACGTAtcactaataatttaatttaatgtcaaatcatttaccaaattaattaaaactaaaattatgctagtcaaaatgaaaatttatttttacaaatactaaattatttatatatttttaaaatttgtatttttattatttttaatcgtgtttagttaatttctaacactaacttcttaaaaatataaacaaaaggATTATGTACTGAATTGGATAATTTCaaccataaataaaacaagtaataGATGTGAAATGCGCcgattttaaaacttgaaagcTTTGGTTAGAAAGTTTGAGGATTaaaatgatagaatttgtaaatgtaaagggttaaatttattgaattatttagtattaagattaaattaataggCTCTATAAGTATTAAAGACTAAATGTATTATTATACTAGTTAGAAAAAGACTTTCTATTATCAATTTAACAACGAATGACTAAAATAGGAACAAGTTCAAACATTAgtgtctaaattaaaatttttaaattggagTGATCAAAATTGAAACGCGAGCATAGGTAATCATTATATATACCtaatactttaaatttattattgtttttttaatttttatgatataattaaattgggtttaatgATACTAAATCTAGAAAAAGacaaaacaagaaaattgaattgtctataaaattttcattaaatggaacaaatattatttaatttattgttattacCACAAAATCAATCACCTACCATTGAAGGCTAAAGGCACCAACGCTGATAAAGGGGTAGTAGAAGGTGTGGGACCTTGCGAAGGAGCCGGTGAATTCCTACACAAAGGGCACGTGCCATTCATCCGTAGCCATTCATCAATACAATCAACATGGAAACAATGTTCACAATCTGGGATGCACCGTATCTGATCCTTAGGCTGATATTCCGTCAAGCAAATGCAACACGGCCCATTGTTGGGCTTCGGCAGCCGGCGACTCTCGCCGACGATAATCTTCGGGTAAGACTCGATGACCGGACCGTCGAGACCTACCACCACCGTAGCAACGTCCATTGAGTCGTCCTCGGTAATGCCGCGACTCGTGCCGTTGCTATTGCCGCCGTTGCTATTCCGGCGACTTCGATTGCCGCTTCCACTAGCTTTAACTCTCACGCAAGCGTAGGAAGCGAGCATGATCGTGGAGATTAGTACAAGAATGCTAACGGCAATGGCTATGCCGTAACCAAGTCCGACGCCGGTTGTCGATATAGGCGGATCCGCCGTAGACATAACTAGGATTCGGCCGCCTAAGCTATGTGAAGATAGGAAAGAGAAAGAGGGAGAGATGTAGATTGTGGCTTTGAAGCAAGGCAAAGGAGCTTGAAGCGTGAGCTAAAAAATGGTGGTGGTTGATGGGGGCAGGTGGGCTGAGGCCCGCCGTGGTTCGCGGGAAAAATTTAATACCAGCTTTGGACTTCGAACTTTATTGTTTTAAAtcctattaaataatttaatatttgatggATTTAGATCActtttatgatataatatatatacacaatatttataattgtttattataataaaatttggagGATGTGGTCCAACCTttctttgattcaaattttaaagaaattatgttaGAGTTCAAATTTAATGGATAAAGTAATATTTAGTCTTtgaatttggtaattattttaatttagttcttaaatatattttagttcaCGTTAGTCACGAAACTTGAcaacttttctcaatttaattttaaaatttgaattccGATGATAACGTGACACGATATCAAAATGCTATATCATTACACCTTATTGAAGGGAAAGTAaccaaatttaaggtttaagtgTTGTTTTAACTTTTATCCCAAATTTAATCACcacatattatataaaatactaaataagTTGGAGAGTTGAGACATACCATGAAGATAGTatgaaaaaaaatgtgaaaaagatTATATTTGTCTTTTAAGTCTCACTTTGGCATTTAAAAAGCTTAAGGCATGGTTTGGGTTCAAGCCACACTAGTCGCGTTACTATTAGGATTTTACTCTTATCTTGTAattcactaaaaaaaaaaacctcaagcTTTAAAGCTTGGCTTTCAATGGTACATTTCTTTCTACAACCTTTTGCCTCTCTACCATTTAGTCCCTCTAcactttcataattttatttcttctttggttatttatttctaaaggtgaccttttcctttgtttattttttttggctttttaaggttttgttttttctttctctctctagcTTTCATATTCCTTTGCCTCTTTATCTTTACATTCATGGCCTTGGATATTGATGACAATAGTAACATGTATGTagaatgtgtaacaccccttatccACTTCAATGTATAGTACGAATGGGAGATATTATCAGAATAC
This genomic stretch from Gossypium raimondii isolate GPD5lz chromosome 6, ASM2569854v1, whole genome shotgun sequence harbors:
- the LOC105774768 gene encoding putative RING-H2 finger protein ATL69 → MSTADPPISTTGVGLGYGIAIAVSILVLISTIMLASYACVRVKASGSGNRSRRNSNGGNSNGTSRGITEDDSMDVATVVVGLDGPVIESYPKIIVGESRRLPKPNNGPCCICLTEYQPKDQIRCIPDCEHCFHVDCIDEWLRMNGTCPLCRNSPAPSQGPTPSTTPLSALVPLAFNGR